The window TGACCTTCCATCATAAATGGCATAGTAGCTATGCCATTCCAGAGACCATGCATTACAATCCCAAAAATATATGCTAATCCGACATATTTGGTCATTGGTTTTTCCATTTGGTTAGCATACGCAACAGCGTATCCAACTGCAGCAGGACCAACTGCATGTAGGACTGTGGAACCAATTCCTCTTACAAATGCATTTATTGTCCATGCATCAGAACCGTACCATATCAATATGAAAAGTTCGTAAAGCATGTTTTCGAT is drawn from Candidatus Poseidoniia archaeon and contains these coding sequences:
- a CDS encoding PrsW family glutamic-type intramembrane protease, whose protein sequence is IENMLYELFILIWYGSDAWTINAFVRGIGSTVLHAVGPAAVGYAVAYANQMEKPMTKYVGLAYIFGIVMHGLWNGIATMPFMMEGQNWEYAAYALIALMVILCLGFIAKILEYGKKYSNMELETQKFEDALEEATNSGH